CCGCGCCCACCCGCAGCCGTCCCAGGTCGTCCTTGCAGGAATTGGGATATTTGCGGATCTTTTCGATGTCCTTGATGGTGATAAGCCCGCGCAGGGTGTTGTCGGCATCCACCACCAAAAGCTTCTCGATGCGGTTTTGGTGCAGGTGGTGCTTGGCCTCTTCCAGGGTGGTTCCCACGGGAACGGTGACCAGGTTCTCCTTGGTCATCACGTCCTTGACCTTGGTCACCGAGTCCTTGACGAACCGCACGTCGCGGTTGGTGACGATGCCCACCAGCCGGTCCCCGTCCACCACGGGAAGCCCGGAGATGCTGTATTCGGACATGACCAAAAGGGCCTGCTCCACGGTCATTTCCGGGGGCACGGTGATGGGGGAGATGATCATGCCGGATTCGGACTTCTTGACCTTCTCCACCTCGAGCCGCTGGCGCTCCACGGACATGTTCTTGTGGACCACCCCCACCCCGCCGCAGCGGGCCAGGGAGATGGCCATGCGCGACTCGGTGACCGTGTCCATGGCCGCGCTCAAAAGCGGGATATTCAGCTTGATGTCCGGGGTGAGCCAGGAACTGACGTCCACCTGGTCCGGGGTCACCTCGGAATAGTCGGGCAAAAGCAGCACATCATCGAAGGTCAATCCCCGGCCGTAAACCTTTTCCATAACTCCGTCCTTTTGCTCCAGAAGATGATCCGGCCGTTTTCGTCGCTCAATCCAGGCCGAGATAGGCCAGGCGCACTTTGGGATCGGCCAAAAGATCGGCCGAGGGCCCTTCCAGGATGACCGCCCCCGTCTCCAGGACGTAGCCCCTGTGGGAGATCTGCAGGGCCATCTGGGCGTTTTGCTCCACGAGCATGACCGTGACGCCCTCGGCGTTGATCTGTTGAATGATCTCGAAAATGTTCTCCACGACCATGGGCGCAAGTCCCAGGGAGGGTTCGTCGAGAAGCAGCAAGGCGGGTTGTGCCATGAGCGCGCGGCCGATGGCAAGCATCTGCTGCTCGCCCCCGGACAGGGTGCCGCCCATCTGGGTACGGCGCTCCCGCAAGACCGGAAAAAGCTCGTAAGCCCTCTCCTCGCCTGCCTTGATGCCGTCCTTGTCCTTACGCAGGTAGGCCCCCATGAGCAGATTCTCGCGCACGGTCAGGCGCGGAAAGATCATGCGCCCCTCGGGAACCTGGGTGATGCCCCGGGCCACGATTTTTTCCGTGGTGAAGCGGGTGACGTCCTCGTCCAGAAAGGCCACGGTCCCCTGCCGTGGCGGGGTGACGCCGCTTATGCTCATAAGCGTGGTGGTCTTGCCCGCGCCGTTGGCCCCGATAAGGCACACGATCTCGCCTTTCTCCACGCGCAGGGTGACGCCTTTTAAGGCATGGATGTTGCCGTAGTAGGTGTGGATGTCACGAAGCTCAAGCATGGGCGGCGCCCTTTCCGAGATAGGCCTCGATGACCTCGGGGTTCTCCCGGATGGCGGCGGGCGTCCCCTCGGCGATCTTGACCCCGTGGTCCAGGACCACCAGATGTTCGCAGATGCGCATGACCAGCTTCATGTCGTGCTCGA
Above is a genomic segment from Desulfolutivibrio sulfodismutans DSM 3696 containing:
- a CDS encoding ABC transporter ATP-binding protein, translating into MLELRDIHTYYGNIHALKGVTLRVEKGEIVCLIGANGAGKTTTLMSISGVTPPRQGTVAFLDEDVTRFTTEKIVARGITQVPEGRMIFPRLTVRENLLMGAYLRKDKDGIKAGEERAYELFPVLRERRTQMGGTLSGGEQQMLAIGRALMAQPALLLLDEPSLGLAPMVVENIFEIIQQINAEGVTVMLVEQNAQMALQISHRGYVLETGAVILEGPSADLLADPKVRLAYLGLD